Genomic DNA from Vanrija pseudolonga chromosome 3, complete sequence:
GTGTACACAGGAAGGAGCGAAGCGTGGCTTGGCCGCGAGTCGCTTGCGGCTCTACGCCCCCGCGTTGCAGGTAAAGTCCCAggcatcggcgccgccgtcgcactcgccgagcccaagcccCCACCAGCGCTCAaccacgcgcgcgacggcctcgcgcgccgacagGGTCTGTGTCTCCATCCTGCTCTGTCAGCTGCGTCCTTGAGCCGTCACTCACGTCGACACCCATGgctcgagcgaggcgaggtagTGCAGCCCGCGGATTGGCTCGACCGGCGCGTACGCGGCTATTGGCCTAAGCAGGGGGTAGCTCTCCCACACCTTGCGGAAGACCCAGGACGGCTTCTCGCCAAAGATGCGCTCcaggtggtcgtcgtcgatggggCCAAGTGAAAAGATCTTGACTACGCGCTCGCCGTTGATCGTGCGCTGGTACGAGATGGACTGGAacggcggggccggcgtGCCCTCCTCCCGCGCCGTCCAGCCGGTCGTGAAGACATGCGACGGGATCTTGGCGCCGTCCGTGAAGCCAAAGTATGCCGGGTCCGGGTGGTCCGTCTTGGTCGTCGCGAACGTCGTGTGCAGGTGGACGTACTCCTGCGGCGGGATCGCCTCGTCAAAGTGTTTTTCGAGCTTCCGCGAgatcggcgacgacgcccacGGCGCAGCGAAGAAGACCTGGTCGTAGacgtcgtccgtgtcgtcggaGACCACGCGGAActggtcgccctcgagctcaaTATCGTTCACGACCGTGTTGAGGCgcacgtcggccttggcgtcgttgAGGAAGGCTTCAAAGATGCGCCagttgccgccctcgacagcgacggcgtcgtcggtggcaagggacacggacgcgccgagcgcgtggatgacgtcgaggtcggacGCGTACTGCGGGGTGAGCGCTGCTTCAACTCGACACTCACGTTCACCCTCGTGCTCGGCTCAATCATCTCCGAGATCCACCGATCGCTGAGcttctcgccgcgcgcccagtCGACGCCCTTCTCGGACGTGAGCTCGGTGCTGAGCTCGACAGTGGCCGCAAACTCCTCGATCGAaggcagcgcgccgcgcgcagcaagCCACGCGGGGTCGTACAGCCGCTT
This window encodes:
- the FLCY gene encoding Farnesylcysteine lyase produces the protein MPSWLTPRTVLIGSVFLALFGVLYFPALSAAPPTRTPTPPHLDPYAPHQVVLGQTSPKRVAVVGAGASGSAAAWFLTRAARIAEARAGKPVGSLLAPVVVYDKEAYVGGRSTVVFAHNDTTVDASELGAAIFVGANRNLVNAAKLFNLTTYDVDFDGGVGIWDGREFLFTTDGTKGWWGKIWTGVAAFRRYGALSPFRQGRATTALLRKFKRLYDPAWLAARGALPSIEEFAATVELSTELTSEKGVDWARGEKLSDRWISEMIEPSTRVNYASDLDVIHALGASVSLATDDAVAVEGGNWRIFEAFLNDAKADVRLNTVVNDIELEGDQFRVVSDDTDDVYDQVFFAAPWASSPISRKLEKHFDEAIPPQEYVHLHTTFATTKTDHPDPAYFGFTDGAKIPSHVFTTGWTAREEGTPAPPFQSISYQRTINGERVVKIFSLGPIDDDHLERIFGEKPSWVFRKVWESYPLLRPIAAYAPVEPIRGLHYLASLEPWVSTMETQTLSAREAVARVVERWWGLGLGECDGGADAWDFTCNAGA